In Rhizobium sp. ZPR4, a genomic segment contains:
- a CDS encoding F0F1 ATP synthase subunit B has protein sequence MEFALDNTFFAFVSLLIFLGLIVYLKVPGMMAKSLDDRADQIRNELAEAKRLREEAQHLLAEYQRKRKEAEAEAAHIVAAAEREAEMLTNEARKKTEEFVANRTALSEQKIKQAEADAMKAVRSAAVDLAIAAAESVLAKKADGNVQSGLFSDAVKEVKTRLN, from the coding sequence ATGGAATTCGCTTTAGACAACACCTTCTTCGCGTTTGTCAGCCTTCTCATCTTCCTCGGCCTGATCGTTTACCTGAAGGTTCCGGGCATGATGGCAAAGTCGCTGGACGACCGTGCTGATCAGATCCGTAACGAGCTGGCGGAAGCCAAGCGCCTGCGCGAAGAGGCCCAGCACCTGCTGGCCGAGTATCAGCGCAAGCGTAAGGAAGCCGAGGCTGAAGCAGCGCACATCGTTGCCGCAGCCGAGCGCGAAGCTGAAATGCTGACGAACGAAGCTCGCAAGAAGACCGAGGAATTCGTCGCCAACCGCACGGCTCTGTCCGAGCAGAAGATCAAGCAGGCCGAAGCCGATGCGATGAAGGCGGTCCGTTCCGCCGCCGTCGACCTGGCAATTGCTGCTGCTGAATCGGTTCTGGCGAAGAAGGCTGATGGCAACGTCCAGTCGGGTCTCTTCAGCGATGCGGTCAAGGAAGTGAAGACGCGGCTGAATTAG
- a CDS encoding phosphotransferase, which produces MQIVIGGEPFRQGDLIVRPAAAWTAGVHALLAVLHRHGFDAAPISAGYDEAWERVTYLPGDTGDLDDRTDMRSEKALQSAASLLRRYHDCSALFAKSLEAGYRWQLPARPPCEIICHGDFAPYNVVLNNGEVTGIIDFEAAHPGSRCWDLAYAVYRWAPLSSSVAAEGLERPADQIRRARIFVDAYGLPAAERARLPDIIVERLEALLSFMEREAERGIERYRRNLQDGHDRIYREDIAYIRKWSAELVTGLTR; this is translated from the coding sequence ATGCAGATAGTGATAGGCGGCGAACCGTTTCGTCAGGGCGATCTTATCGTGAGGCCGGCAGCGGCCTGGACAGCGGGCGTGCACGCCTTGCTGGCTGTGCTGCATCGGCATGGTTTCGATGCAGCTCCGATTTCGGCTGGATATGACGAGGCCTGGGAGCGGGTAACCTATCTGCCCGGAGATACCGGCGATCTCGATGACCGCACTGATATGCGCAGTGAAAAAGCGCTGCAGTCGGCGGCATCGCTGCTGCGTCGCTATCATGATTGTTCCGCCTTGTTCGCAAAGAGCCTTGAGGCCGGCTATAGGTGGCAACTGCCGGCCCGGCCGCCCTGCGAGATCATCTGCCATGGCGATTTCGCGCCCTACAACGTCGTTCTGAACAACGGCGAGGTGACTGGTATCATCGATTTCGAGGCGGCGCATCCCGGCTCCCGTTGCTGGGATCTGGCCTATGCGGTCTATCGATGGGCGCCCTTGTCCTCGAGCGTTGCAGCGGAGGGACTGGAGAGGCCAGCCGACCAGATCCGTCGCGCCCGCATCTTTGTCGATGCCTATGGGCTGCCCGCCGCGGAGCGTGCCCGCCTACCGGACATCATTGTCGAACGGCTGGAGGCCTTGCTGTCCTTCATGGAGCGAGAGGCCGAGCGTGGGATCGAGAGATACCGACGCAATCTGCAGGATGGGCACGATCGCATCTATAGGGAAGACATCGCCTATATCAGAAAATGGTCGGCGGAGCTTGTCACTGGACTGACGCGCTAA
- a CDS encoding ribonuclease HII — MSRRAPPDSPMLFEDVPLVPSFELELIARRAGHWPVAGADEAGRGPLAGPVVAAAVILDPERIPNGLNDSKQLSAAKREELFVEILATATVSIASSSAGRIDTTDIRKASLDAMRRAICGLALPASYVLTDGLDVPTGLACPGKAVVKGDARSFSIAAASIVAKVTRDRMMARAGVVFPAYGFAAHAGYGTAQHRAGIEEHGPCSLHRMSFRPLRKDAV, encoded by the coding sequence ATGTCACGCCGTGCACCACCCGATTCTCCAATGCTCTTCGAGGACGTCCCACTCGTTCCGAGTTTCGAGCTGGAACTGATTGCGCGCCGTGCCGGCCATTGGCCGGTTGCCGGAGCCGATGAGGCAGGCCGAGGCCCGCTCGCAGGACCAGTCGTGGCTGCCGCTGTCATTCTCGACCCCGAACGCATTCCGAATGGTCTGAACGATTCCAAGCAGTTGAGCGCTGCCAAGCGCGAGGAACTGTTCGTCGAGATCCTGGCAACAGCAACAGTCTCCATCGCCTCGTCGAGCGCCGGTCGCATCGACACGACCGATATCCGCAAGGCAAGCCTTGATGCCATGCGGCGCGCGATTTGCGGACTGGCACTGCCGGCAAGCTATGTGCTGACCGATGGACTCGATGTGCCAACCGGTCTTGCCTGCCCGGGCAAGGCCGTGGTCAAGGGCGATGCGCGCTCCTTCTCCATCGCCGCCGCTTCGATCGTCGCGAAAGTGACCCGAGACCGGATGATGGCACGCGCCGGTGTCGTTTTTCCCGCCTATGGGTTTGCTGCCCATGCCGGCTATGGCACGGCACAGCACCGCGCCGGCATCGAGGAGCATGGCCCCTGCTCCCTGCATCGCATGAGCTTCCGCCCCTTGCGCAAAGATGCCGTCTGA
- a CDS encoding PA0069 family radical SAM protein: MNEQSLAGQAAFAPANTADVANALIADAGLRVDAERRRGRGAGLNPSGRFEPQQRETFDDGWQSFEELPPFKTEVQVEKPRTAITRNESPDIPFDRSINPYRGCEHGCIYCFARPTHAYMGLSAGLDFESKLFAKPDAAKLLERELAKPGYKPRVIAIGTNTDPYQPIEKEWRIMRQILEVLNRANHPVAIVTKSALIMRDIDILKEMATKNLVRVGLSVTTLDRKLARTMEPRAATPPRRLEAIQALSEAGIRTSIMVAPIIPALNDHEIERILDAGKAAGAQEASYVILRLPLEVSPLFRDWLLQHYPDRYRHVMSLIRSMRGGKDYDAEFGKRMKGAGPYAWQISRRFEMATRRLALTRRNIALRDDLFVPPDGSGVQLSLL; the protein is encoded by the coding sequence ATGAACGAGCAGTCCCTTGCAGGGCAGGCCGCTTTCGCGCCTGCCAATACGGCAGATGTTGCCAATGCTTTGATCGCCGATGCCGGTCTCAGGGTCGACGCCGAGCGCCGGCGTGGACGCGGCGCGGGGTTGAACCCGAGCGGTCGGTTCGAGCCGCAGCAGCGCGAAACCTTCGACGATGGCTGGCAGAGCTTCGAAGAGCTGCCGCCCTTCAAGACCGAGGTGCAGGTGGAGAAGCCTCGCACGGCCATTACCCGCAACGAATCTCCCGATATTCCCTTCGATCGCTCCATCAATCCATACCGCGGTTGCGAACATGGCTGCATTTACTGCTTTGCGCGGCCCACGCATGCCTATATGGGCCTGTCGGCGGGGCTGGATTTCGAATCGAAGCTGTTTGCCAAGCCGGATGCGGCCAAGCTTCTGGAGCGCGAGCTGGCAAAGCCCGGCTACAAGCCGCGCGTGATTGCTATCGGCACCAATACCGACCCCTATCAGCCAATCGAGAAGGAATGGCGGATCATGCGCCAGATTCTCGAGGTACTGAACCGGGCGAACCATCCAGTCGCCATCGTCACCAAGTCAGCGCTGATCATGCGCGATATCGACATTCTGAAAGAGATGGCGACCAAGAACCTCGTGCGGGTAGGCCTGTCGGTGACGACGCTCGACCGCAAGCTGGCGCGCACGATGGAGCCGCGTGCTGCGACGCCGCCGCGACGGCTGGAGGCGATCCAGGCCTTGAGCGAAGCGGGCATCCGCACCTCGATCATGGTGGCGCCGATCATCCCCGCACTCAACGATCACGAGATCGAGCGCATTCTCGATGCCGGCAAGGCGGCCGGCGCGCAGGAGGCAAGCTATGTCATTTTGCGGCTGCCGCTGGAGGTGAGCCCGCTGTTCCGCGACTGGCTGCTGCAACATTATCCGGATCGCTATCGCCACGTCATGTCGCTGATCCGCTCGATGCGCGGCGGCAAGGATTACGATGCCGAGTTCGGCAAGCGCATGAAGGGTGCCGGACCGTACGCCTGGCAGATCAGCCGTCGCTTCGAAATGGCGACCCGCCGGCTCGCGCTCACACGCCGTAACATCGCACTGCGCGACGATCTGTTCGTGCCGCCCGATGGCAGCGGCGTGCAGCTGTCGCTGCTCTGA
- a CDS encoding glycosyltransferase — MLTVIIECQDHEPELAQTLAALVAGAVEGLVSDVVVLDHGSRDGTSKVADAAGCRFYSQWDIKDILRSARGEWLLLVEPGARPQAGWIDEIAEYVSLNKVPARFTASRGYRRPFLKRIGRRTAPLELGLLLSKHQAIAVARSGMPLAEFAKGQKGRRLSSELIPSWVARAAR; from the coding sequence ATGTTGACGGTCATCATCGAATGCCAGGATCACGAACCCGAGCTGGCGCAGACATTGGCGGCATTGGTGGCAGGCGCGGTCGAAGGGCTCGTCAGCGATGTGGTCGTGCTCGATCACGGTTCCAGGGACGGCACATCCAAGGTGGCGGATGCTGCCGGCTGCCGCTTTTATTCGCAATGGGACATCAAGGATATATTGCGGTCGGCGAGGGGGGAATGGCTGTTGCTGGTCGAGCCCGGCGCGCGGCCGCAGGCAGGCTGGATCGATGAGATTGCCGAATATGTTTCGCTGAACAAAGTGCCGGCGCGCTTTACCGCATCGCGTGGCTATCGCCGCCCGTTTCTGAAGCGAATCGGCCGTCGCACGGCTCCACTGGAGCTGGGTTTGCTGCTTTCCAAGCACCAGGCCATTGCCGTCGCGAGATCGGGCATGCCGCTGGCCGAATTCGCCAAGGGGCAGAAGGGTCGGCGGCTTTCAAGCGAGCTTATTCCGTCCTGGGTGGCGCGGGCGGCGCGATAG
- the moaB gene encoding molybdenum cofactor biosynthesis protein B, translated as MTASGNERSFIPVGIAVLTVSDTRTLADDKSGDTLVARIADAGHRLAARTIVPDDKERIRAQVEVWTKDDAIDVVITTGGTGFTGRDVTPEALEPLFEKRMDGFSEVFHRISYDKIGTATIQSRATGGVANATFIFVLPGSPGACKDAWDGILKAQLDYRHMPCNFVEIMPRLDEHLKRGAGSK; from the coding sequence ATGACAGCGTCAGGCAACGAAAGATCCTTCATTCCCGTCGGTATCGCCGTATTGACCGTTTCCGATACCCGCACGCTCGCCGATGACAAATCCGGCGATACGCTGGTTGCGCGGATCGCTGATGCCGGCCACAGGCTCGCTGCCCGCACCATCGTTCCCGACGACAAGGAGCGCATCCGCGCGCAGGTGGAAGTCTGGACGAAAGACGATGCCATCGACGTCGTCATCACCACCGGTGGGACAGGCTTTACCGGCCGCGACGTCACGCCGGAAGCGCTGGAGCCTCTGTTCGAAAAGCGGATGGATGGTTTTTCCGAAGTCTTTCATCGGATCTCCTACGACAAGATCGGTACGGCGACGATCCAGTCACGGGCGACCGGCGGTGTTGCCAACGCCACCTTCATCTTCGTGTTGCCGGGATCTCCCGGTGCCTGCAAGGATGCCTGGGACGGCATCTTGAAGGCACAGCTCGACTACCGGCACATGCCCTGCAATTTCGTGGAGATCATGCCGCGCCTCGACGAGCATCTGAAGCGCGGCGCCGGCTCCAAGTAG
- a CDS encoding 4-(cytidine 5'-diphospho)-2-C-methyl-D-erythritol kinase: MSTILAAGAFDLTEEAPAKINLALHVTGRRADGYHLLDMLVSFARHGDRLGFRPGEHDDFSLSGRFGPLLSADAEAGDNLVLKARDLLRQVANAAGFDAPPAHIHLEKNLPIASGIGGGSADAAATLRGLMRLWRLKLPEDTIKTIALKLGADVPMCLASQPLVARGIGEAIDLLPGFPAFAMILGNPLVGVSTSDVFRQLPRKDNPPLLFPSQMPQGQGEWIDTIKTLRNDLEPPARLICGEISMLSGLIESQSPILTRMSGSGATCFGIFNDLEQATAAAASLHRQRPDWYFRVTETIAGEA, encoded by the coding sequence ATGAGCACGATCTTGGCAGCGGGCGCTTTCGACCTTACGGAAGAAGCGCCCGCAAAGATCAATCTTGCACTGCATGTCACCGGCCGCCGTGCCGATGGCTATCATCTGCTCGACATGCTTGTCAGTTTTGCCCGCCATGGCGATCGTCTCGGCTTTCGTCCCGGCGAGCATGACGATTTCAGCCTTTCCGGGCGCTTCGGGCCTCTTCTTTCCGCCGATGCCGAGGCTGGCGACAATCTCGTGCTCAAGGCGCGTGATCTCTTGCGACAGGTAGCCAACGCGGCCGGCTTCGACGCCCCCCCCGCCCATATCCATCTGGAAAAGAACCTGCCGATCGCATCGGGAATCGGTGGCGGCTCGGCGGATGCAGCCGCGACGTTACGCGGGCTGATGCGGCTGTGGCGCCTTAAGCTGCCGGAGGACACGATCAAGACGATCGCCTTGAAGCTCGGTGCCGACGTGCCGATGTGCCTCGCCAGCCAGCCGCTGGTGGCGCGCGGGATCGGCGAGGCAATAGACCTGCTGCCCGGATTTCCGGCCTTTGCCATGATCCTCGGCAATCCGCTTGTCGGCGTCTCGACGTCGGATGTATTCCGTCAGCTGCCCCGCAAGGACAACCCGCCGCTGCTGTTTCCGTCGCAGATGCCGCAAGGGCAAGGCGAATGGATCGACACGATCAAGACCCTGCGCAACGACCTCGAACCACCTGCGCGCTTGATCTGCGGCGAGATTTCGATGCTCTCCGGCCTGATCGAAAGCCAGTCCCCGATCCTGACGCGCATGTCCGGCTCCGGCGCGACGTGCTTCGGCATCTTCAACGATCTCGAACAGGCGACGGCCGCCGCCGCTTCGCTTCACAGACAGAGGCCGGACTGGTATTTCCGGGTAACCGAAACGATCGCGGGAGAGGCATGA
- a CDS encoding tetratricopeptide repeat protein: protein MRQRLAIRFLSGVALAAILSVSALTGARAEDKPAAPEASAPVTSFDPDSVDTFAGAFLAARTADVDHDYDTAVALYKKALMIDPSNPEIRQRLMISLLLNGNLEEGVKYANELKSDPSVERVTTIVRGMDAIRRHEYRTAQEILKYNGPNDLDRMMTNLLAAWARAGSGRGKDAIAMIDKMKGPDWFNIFKNYHAGAIALTMGDLKSARSHLNDAILDKTGGATAPDTFMRAVMALARLEAKAGDKQKALDAISVGDNLVSNYAPLNALRDSISKGDTPDQQVTNASEGAAAVLFTIGAALNRDGAEDVVSLYLQIANSLDPKAADTLVLLGGLAEKQEQTDRAIAFYKKVPDNSPMARISELQLGLALAQSGKVDDARKHLKALIDSDPNDVRSYLAYGSVLSDAKDFQAMADNYDKAVQIIGPVPKRSDWAVFFQRGIAYERLKKWPDAEPNFKKALELNPDQPQVLNYLGYSWVDMNMNLDQGLDMIKKAVDLRPDDGYIVDSLGWAYFRLNRFDDAVSELERAAQLKAGDPTINDHLGDAYWRVNRKLEAVYQWNRALASKPEEADIPKIKEKVEKGLPPLDNDPKTVDKSKQPDPAPAPSPDTNAPAPVDKKS, encoded by the coding sequence ATGCGGCAGAGACTTGCCATCCGTTTCCTTTCGGGCGTAGCCTTGGCGGCAATCCTTTCGGTGTCCGCCCTGACTGGCGCGCGCGCGGAGGATAAACCGGCAGCGCCGGAGGCCAGTGCTCCGGTTACTTCTTTCGATCCGGATAGCGTCGATACTTTCGCAGGCGCTTTCCTGGCCGCCCGTACCGCCGATGTCGATCACGACTACGACACCGCCGTCGCGCTCTACAAAAAGGCGCTGATGATCGACCCGAGCAATCCGGAGATACGCCAGCGGCTGATGATCTCGCTGCTGCTGAACGGCAACCTGGAAGAAGGCGTCAAATACGCCAACGAGCTGAAGAGCGACCCTTCCGTCGAACGCGTCACGACAATCGTGCGCGGCATGGACGCCATTCGCCGCCACGAATACCGCACCGCGCAGGAAATCCTCAAATATAACGGTCCGAACGATCTGGACCGGATGATGACCAACCTGCTCGCCGCCTGGGCACGCGCCGGATCCGGCCGTGGCAAGGATGCGATCGCAATGATCGACAAGATGAAGGGACCGGACTGGTTCAACATCTTCAAGAACTATCATGCCGGTGCCATCGCGCTGACGATGGGTGACTTGAAGTCGGCACGCTCTCACCTCAATGACGCGATCCTCGACAAGACGGGCGGCGCGACGGCTCCGGATACGTTCATGCGCGCTGTGATGGCGCTCGCTCGTCTCGAAGCCAAGGCCGGCGACAAGCAGAAGGCCCTGGATGCGATCTCCGTCGGTGACAATCTCGTCAGCAATTACGCGCCACTGAATGCGCTGCGCGACAGCATCAGCAAGGGCGATACGCCGGACCAGCAGGTGACCAACGCCAGCGAAGGCGCGGCCGCCGTGCTCTTCACCATTGGCGCTGCGCTGAACCGTGATGGCGCCGAGGATGTCGTCTCGCTCTACCTGCAGATCGCCAACTCCCTCGACCCGAAGGCAGCCGACACGCTGGTCCTGCTCGGCGGTCTGGCCGAAAAGCAGGAGCAGACCGATCGTGCGATCGCTTTCTACAAGAAAGTGCCCGATAACTCGCCGATGGCCCGCATCTCCGAGCTGCAGCTCGGCCTTGCGCTCGCCCAGTCCGGCAAGGTCGACGACGCACGCAAGCATCTGAAGGCGCTGATCGATTCCGATCCCAATGATGTCCGCAGCTATCTCGCCTATGGCAGCGTCCTTTCGGATGCCAAGGACTTCCAGGCCATGGCCGACAATTACGACAAGGCCGTGCAGATCATCGGCCCTGTGCCGAAGCGCAGCGATTGGGCCGTGTTCTTCCAGCGCGGCATTGCCTATGAGCGACTGAAGAAGTGGCCGGATGCCGAGCCGAACTTCAAGAAGGCCCTGGAGCTCAATCCGGATCAGCCGCAGGTTCTGAACTATCTCGGCTACTCCTGGGTCGACATGAACATGAATCTCGACCAGGGTCTGGACATGATCAAGAAGGCCGTCGATCTGAGGCCGGATGACGGTTACATCGTCGATTCCCTCGGCTGGGCCTATTTCCGCCTTAACCGTTTCGACGACGCCGTGAGCGAACTGGAGCGGGCCGCACAGCTCAAGGCCGGCGATCCGACGATCAACGACCATCTCGGCGATGCCTACTGGCGCGTCAATCGCAAGCTCGAAGCCGTCTATCAATGGAACCGGGCGCTCGCCTCCAAGCCGGAAGAGGCCGATATTCCGAAGATCAAGGAGAAAGTCGAGAAGGGCTTGCCGCCACTCGATAACGATCCGAAGACCGTCGACAAGAGCAAGCAGCCCGACCCAGCACCTGCGCCCTCGCCCGACACGAACGCTCCGGCGCCGGTCGACAAGAAGTCCTAA
- a CDS encoding polyprenyl synthetase family protein, whose translation MGVVIPLEESKNKLASIKPLVDLTKADMERVNQLILSKAGSDVQMIPEVAEHLISSGGKRLRPMLTIASAALYNYQGDNHIKLATSVEFLHTATLLHDDVVDESDLRRGKSTARMIWGNQASVLVGDFLLGQAFRMMVEVGSLDALDVLSSAACVIAEGEVLQLSVSKNMETTEDDYLSVIRAKTAALFAAAAEVGPIVANAGKAERNALKSYGTNLGLAFQLVDDALDYGGKAADLGKNVGDDFREGKITLPVILAYRRGTEKERAFWRDAIETGNNSDENLEKALGLITKYGALADTIARAVHYGTIARDALAPLPETPWKSALLEVIDFCIERVN comes from the coding sequence TTGGGCGTCGTGATACCGCTGGAAGAAAGCAAGAATAAACTGGCATCCATCAAGCCCTTGGTGGATCTGACCAAGGCGGATATGGAACGCGTCAATCAGCTCATCCTGTCCAAGGCCGGCTCCGATGTGCAGATGATCCCAGAGGTCGCAGAGCATCTCATCTCGTCGGGCGGCAAGCGCCTGCGGCCGATGCTGACCATCGCCTCCGCCGCTCTTTACAACTACCAGGGCGACAATCACATCAAGCTCGCGACATCAGTCGAATTCCTGCATACGGCCACGCTGCTGCACGACGACGTGGTCGATGAAAGCGATCTGCGTCGCGGCAAGTCCACGGCCCGCATGATCTGGGGCAACCAGGCGAGCGTTCTCGTCGGCGACTTCCTGCTCGGCCAGGCTTTCCGCATGATGGTGGAAGTCGGCTCGCTCGACGCGCTCGACGTACTCTCCTCGGCCGCCTGCGTCATCGCCGAGGGCGAAGTGCTGCAGCTTTCGGTCTCCAAGAACATGGAAACGACCGAGGACGATTATCTCTCTGTCATCCGCGCCAAGACCGCCGCCCTGTTTGCAGCCGCGGCCGAAGTCGGACCGATCGTCGCCAATGCCGGCAAGGCGGAGCGCAATGCGCTGAAATCCTACGGCACCAATCTCGGCCTTGCCTTCCAGCTCGTCGACGATGCGCTCGATTACGGTGGCAAGGCTGCCGATCTCGGCAAGAATGTCGGCGACGATTTCCGCGAAGGCAAGATCACGCTGCCGGTGATCCTCGCCTATCGCCGCGGCACCGAAAAGGAACGCGCCTTCTGGCGTGACGCCATCGAAACCGGCAACAACAGCGACGAGAATCTCGAGAAGGCGCTTGGCCTGATCACGAAATACGGCGCGCTGGCTGACACAATTGCCCGTGCCGTGCATTACGGCACCATCGCGCGTGATGCTCTGGCGCCATTGCCGGAAACGCCCTGGAAGTCGGCACTTCTCGAAGTGATCGATTTCTGCATCGAACGCGTTAATTGA
- a CDS encoding DUF2007 domain-containing protein has translation MHELIRTNDPVLLSFAESLMKDAGIHCFVADQAMSILEGSLGMLPRRFLVEEERADLARRILIDAGLGDELRPVRT, from the coding sequence ATGCACGAGCTGATCCGCACCAACGACCCCGTCCTACTCTCATTTGCCGAGAGCCTGATGAAGGATGCAGGAATTCATTGCTTCGTTGCGGATCAGGCCATGAGCATTCTGGAGGGCTCGCTCGGCATGTTGCCGCGCCGTTTCCTGGTCGAGGAAGAGCGGGCCGATCTGGCCCGTCGCATCCTCATCGATGCCGGCCTCGGCGACGAGCTGCGCCCGGTGCGGACCTGA
- a CDS encoding methyltransferase: MTGKPSETIDAFHRGAFHVVQPKGRGHRSGMDAMLLAALVADERSIRVADLGAGAGAAGMAVASRLDLAEVVLFERSSDMAEFARKSLVLPENAQFADRVSVIEADVTLTGKDRNEAGLVDDSFHHVIMNPPFNDASDRLTPDALKAEAHAMTEGLFEKWIRTAGAIMIPGGQLSLIARPESIGEIIVACGRRFGGIEITPIHPREGESAVRILVTAIKGSRARLALRAPLIMHGEGTHKFTDFVDDMNNGRAPYPRR, from the coding sequence ATGACCGGTAAGCCCTCCGAAACCATCGACGCCTTCCATCGCGGCGCCTTTCATGTCGTCCAGCCGAAGGGCAGGGGGCACCGTTCGGGCATGGATGCCATGCTATTGGCGGCGCTCGTCGCAGATGAGCGCTCCATACGGGTGGCGGATCTCGGTGCAGGTGCGGGAGCAGCCGGAATGGCTGTGGCGTCGAGACTCGACCTGGCGGAAGTCGTGCTGTTCGAGCGCTCGTCCGACATGGCCGAGTTCGCCCGCAAGAGCCTTGTGTTGCCGGAAAATGCCCAATTTGCCGATCGTGTCTCCGTCATCGAAGCCGATGTGACGCTGACCGGCAAGGATCGCAACGAGGCAGGCCTTGTCGACGACAGCTTCCACCACGTCATCATGAACCCGCCCTTCAACGATGCCAGCGACCGGCTGACGCCCGATGCGCTGAAGGCCGAGGCGCATGCCATGACCGAGGGGCTGTTTGAGAAATGGATCCGCACGGCCGGCGCGATCATGATCCCTGGCGGTCAGCTATCGCTGATTGCGCGGCCGGAATCGATCGGTGAGATCATCGTCGCCTGCGGCCGCCGCTTTGGCGGTATAGAAATCACGCCGATCCATCCCCGCGAAGGCGAGAGTGCGGTGCGCATTCTGGTGACGGCGATCAAGGGATCGAGGGCGAGGCTGGCACTGCGTGCGCCTCTGATCATGCACGGCGAAGGGACACATAAATTCACCGATTTCGTCGATGATATGAACAACGGCCGCGCTCCGTATCCGCGCCGATAG
- a CDS encoding S49 family peptidase, protein MVGFLRRMLPKRFRKEEVIVPVVRLSGVISSGGGPLRQSLNLAGVSQALEKAFSMKTAPAVAIVVNSPGGSPVQSRMIYNRIRDLAAEKNKKVLVFVEDVAASGGYMIALAGDEIIADATSIVGSIGVVSGGFGFPELLKKIGVERRVYTAGDNKVILDPFKPEKEKDIEYLKSLQLEIHKVFIDMVLERRTGKLSADETVFSGLFWTGSRGLELGLIDGLGDMRQELRKRFGDKVKPMLITTPRSLFGRKAPGISLGGMNGLGAGLASGLAEAAEERALWSRYGL, encoded by the coding sequence ATGGTTGGGTTCTTGAGACGCATGCTTCCGAAGCGCTTCCGCAAGGAGGAGGTGATCGTGCCCGTCGTCCGTTTGAGCGGCGTCATCTCGTCCGGTGGCGGCCCGCTGCGGCAATCGCTCAATCTTGCAGGCGTGTCGCAGGCGCTCGAAAAGGCCTTCAGCATGAAGACGGCGCCGGCCGTTGCCATCGTCGTCAATTCGCCGGGCGGTTCTCCGGTGCAATCGCGCATGATCTACAATCGCATTCGCGATCTTGCCGCCGAGAAAAACAAGAAGGTGCTGGTCTTCGTCGAGGATGTCGCAGCATCCGGCGGCTATATGATTGCGCTGGCGGGTGATGAGATCATTGCCGATGCGACTTCCATCGTGGGCTCGATCGGCGTCGTTTCCGGCGGTTTCGGTTTTCCCGAGCTTTTGAAGAAGATTGGCGTCGAGCGCCGCGTCTATACCGCCGGCGACAACAAGGTGATCCTCGATCCCTTCAAACCGGAGAAGGAAAAGGACATCGAATATCTGAAAAGCCTGCAGCTCGAGATCCACAAGGTCTTCATCGACATGGTGCTCGAGCGGCGGACTGGGAAGCTCTCGGCGGACGAAACAGTGTTCTCAGGCCTCTTCTGGACCGGCAGTCGCGGGCTCGAGCTTGGCTTGATCGATGGCCTCGGCGACATGCGTCAGGAATTGAGGAAGCGTTTCGGCGACAAGGTCAAGCCGATGTTGATTACCACGCCGCGCAGCCTTTTCGGCCGCAAGGCTCCGGGCATTTCGCTTGGCGGCATGAATGGCCTCGGCGCCGGGCTTGCTTCCGGGCTTGCGGAAGCGGCAGAGGAGAGGGCATTGTGGAGCCGGTACGGATTGTAA